From the Lathyrus oleraceus cultivar Zhongwan6 chromosome 4, CAAS_Psat_ZW6_1.0, whole genome shotgun sequence genome, one window contains:
- the LOC127137750 gene encoding uncharacterized protein LOC127137750 encodes MPGFKVSPEEGPEPGSRWTLVFDGASNARGHGIDVVITSPTGFQLPFTARLCFDCTNNMAEYEACIYDLEAAIDLGIKILEVFGDSALVISQVKGNWETRDINLIPYKEHIRKSIPYFDEISFHHISREENQLADALATLASIFKVKGKNEAPSIQIDHLDETAYCLAIEADPNDKPWFYDIKTFLEKQQYPEGISITDKKALRRLCSKFFLNGDVLYKRNYDFVLLICMDRHEPSTIIKSIHEGCEGVHAKGPAMAKKILRAGYYWTKMEVDCYNFMKKCHKCQIYGDKIFVPPTPLNVLTSPWPFSM; translated from the coding sequence ATGCCAGGCTTCAAGGTAAGCCCTGAGGAAGGCCCCGAACCAGGATCAcgatggacgctcgtgttcgacgGTGCTTCCAATGCCCGAGGTCATGGTATAGATGTTGTTATCACTTCTCCAACTGGTTTCCAACTTCCTTTTACCGCTAGATTGTGTTTTGACTGCACtaacaacatggcagaatatgaagcatgtatctacGATTTAGAGGCGGCAATCGACTTGGGAATTAAAATTCTTGAGGTATTCGGTGATTCAGCTCTCGTAATCAGTCAGGTGAAAGGAAATTGGGAGACTCGGGATATCAACTTAATACCTTATAAAGAGCATATCAGAAAATCGATACCCTATTTTGATGAAATCTCCTTTCACCATATTTCTAGGGAAGAAAATCAGTTAGCCGATGCTCTAGCCACGCTGGCATCTATATTCAAAGTCAAAGggaagaatgaagcaccatcCATCCAGATTGACCACTTAGATGAAACAGCATATTGTCTAGCAATTGAGGCCGATCCTAATGATaagccttggttctatgacattAAAACATTTCTAGAGAAACAGCAATATCCCGAGGGTATATCCATTACCGATAAGAAAGCTCTAAGAAGACTCTGTTCCAAGTTCTtcctaaatggtgatgtgctatacaagaggaattatgattTTGTACTGCTCatatgcatggatagacacgaacCTAGTACAATCATAAAGTCCATACACGAGGGCTGCGAGGGTGTACATGCGAAGGGTCCTgctatggccaagaagatcctccgggctggttattattggacAAAAATGGAGGTTGATTGCTACAATTTTATGAAAAaatgccataaatgccagataTATGGTGATAAGATCTTCGTGCCACCGACTCCGTTGAATGTTCTAACTTCCCCATGGCCCTTTTCTATGTag
- the LOC127137751 gene encoding uncharacterized protein LOC127137751, translating into MAEYEACIYGLEAAIDLGIKILEVFGDSALVISQVKGNWETRDSKLIPYKEHIRKPIPYFDEISFHHISREENQLADALATLASMFKVKWKNEAPSIQIDHLDEPAYCLAIEADPDDKPWFYDIKTFLEKQQYPEGISITDKKALKRLSSKFFLNGDFRLDIN; encoded by the exons atggcagaatatgaagcatgtatctacGGTTTAGAGGCGGCAATCGACTTGGGAATCAAAATTCTTGAGGTATTCGGTGATTCAGCTCTCGTAATCAGTCAGGTGAAAGGCAATTGGGAGACTCGGGATAGCAAGTTAATACCTTATAAAGAGCATATCAGAAAACCGATACCCTATTTTGATGAAATCTCCTTTCACCATATTTCTAGGGAAGAAAATCAGTTAGCCGATGCTCTGGCCACGCTGgcatctatgttcaaagtcaaatggaagaatgaagcaccatcTATCCAGATTGACCacttagatgaaccagcatattgtcTAGCAATTGAGGCCGATCCTGACGATaagccttggttctatgacattAAAACATTTTTGGAGAAACAGCAATATCCCGAGGGTATATCCATTACCGATAAGAAAGCTCTAAAAAGACTCTCTTCCAAGTTCTtcctaaatggtgat tTTAGATTAGATATTAACTAG